One Vibrio penaeicida DNA segment encodes these proteins:
- the nagK gene encoding N-acetylglucosamine kinase, translating to MYYGFDVGGTKIEFGAFNEKLERKATERVPTPGDDYEKLVETIAGLVAKYDAELGVEGTIGIGIPGMEDADDGTVLTTNVPAAKGKPLRKDLEAKIGRKVKIDNDANCFALSEAWDDELKDEPAVMGLILGTGFGGGFVFDGKVFSGRNHVAGEVGHARLPIDAWFHLGENAPLFGCGCDKKGCLDNYLSGRGFEQLYEHYYGKRIKAVELIKLHAEGEAKAVEHVERFMELLAICLGNLFTSFDPNVVALGGGLSNFELIYEEMPKRIPKYLLSVAKPPKIIKAKHGDSGGVRGAAFLNIK from the coding sequence ATGTACTACGGCTTTGATGTCGGTGGCACCAAGATTGAATTTGGCGCGTTTAATGAGAAGTTAGAACGTAAAGCAACGGAACGTGTACCTACTCCAGGTGACGACTATGAAAAGTTGGTTGAAACCATAGCGGGTCTGGTTGCCAAGTATGATGCTGAATTGGGCGTAGAAGGCACCATTGGTATAGGTATTCCTGGCATGGAAGACGCCGATGACGGAACAGTACTAACAACAAACGTTCCTGCGGCAAAAGGAAAGCCTCTACGTAAAGATCTGGAAGCGAAAATTGGTCGTAAAGTGAAAATCGACAACGATGCAAACTGTTTTGCATTGTCGGAAGCTTGGGACGATGAGTTGAAAGATGAACCTGCCGTTATGGGTTTGATCCTCGGCACTGGTTTTGGTGGCGGCTTTGTGTTCGACGGTAAAGTGTTCTCTGGTCGCAATCACGTAGCAGGAGAGGTAGGGCATGCACGCCTGCCAATCGATGCTTGGTTCCATCTGGGTGAAAATGCGCCTTTGTTTGGTTGTGGATGTGACAAGAAAGGCTGCTTAGATAATTACTTGTCTGGTCGTGGTTTCGAGCAACTCTACGAGCACTACTACGGCAAGCGAATTAAAGCGGTTGAACTGATCAAACTTCACGCTGAAGGTGAAGCCAAAGCGGTTGAGCATGTCGAGCGCTTCATGGAGTTGTTGGCGATCTGTCTTGGTAACTTGTTTACGTCTTTCGATCCTAATGTTGTTGCATTGGGTGGTGGGCTGTCGAACTTCGAACTGATTTATGAAGAGATGCCAAAGCGCATACCTAAGTATCTACTTTCTGTTGCGAAACCACCAAAGATCATCAAAGCGAAACACGGTGATTCTGGCGGTGTGCGCGGTGCAGCGTTTTTGAATATTAAATAA
- a CDS encoding sterol desaturase family protein: MEDPAIVRLSFFIGGLILFACWEYYAPRKSLTQSKLTRWGNNLGLVGLNSICLAVIMPIVAFDSALQAQQFGFGLFHFFEVPALVNILLSVLILDFAIYVQHVMFHRLPFLWRLHRMHHADQDIDVTTGSRFHPIEIILSMWIKIALVLALGVSPIAIVVFEIILNVSAMFNHSNGKLPLKLDSWLRKFLVTPDMHRVHHSVEVKETHSNFGFFLSVWDQWFGTYRDQPKKGHDEVEIGLPLFRKPKEQQLWKMLTQPFRHD, translated from the coding sequence ATGGAAGATCCAGCGATTGTTCGGTTGAGCTTTTTTATTGGCGGATTGATACTTTTTGCTTGTTGGGAGTATTACGCACCTAGAAAATCGCTGACTCAAAGTAAGTTAACCCGTTGGGGAAACAATTTGGGGTTAGTTGGACTGAACAGTATCTGCTTAGCGGTTATTATGCCTATTGTTGCATTTGATAGCGCATTGCAAGCGCAGCAATTTGGATTCGGGTTGTTTCATTTCTTCGAAGTGCCGGCTTTAGTCAACATTCTTCTTTCTGTGTTAATTCTTGATTTTGCTATCTATGTTCAACATGTGATGTTTCACCGCCTGCCTTTTTTATGGCGACTTCATCGAATGCATCACGCCGACCAAGATATTGATGTAACTACGGGTAGCCGGTTTCACCCTATTGAGATCATTTTGTCCATGTGGATTAAAATTGCACTTGTGCTCGCTTTAGGTGTGTCTCCCATTGCTATTGTCGTATTTGAAATTATTCTCAACGTGAGTGCGATGTTCAATCACAGTAACGGAAAACTCCCCCTTAAATTGGATTCTTGGTTACGAAAGTTCCTTGTTACTCCTGACATGCACCGTGTTCATCACTCGGTAGAAGTGAAAGAAACCCATTCTAATTTTGGCTTTTTCTTGTCGGTATGGGACCAATGGTTCGGCACATACAGAGATCAGCCGAAAAAAGGACACGATGAAGTAGAAATTGGGCTTCCTCTATTCAGGAAACCCAAGGAACAACAATTATGGAAAATGCTAACTCAACCGTTTAGGCATGATTAA
- a CDS encoding fructosamine kinase family protein has product MWQSIAQQLSEVLVFDYKISEKVRLKGGDISQSYMISDGEQRYFIKVNDRSFLPRFELESEGLTALKQSDTLFLPEVVHVGHCKDHAFLILNYIPCKPLESAKASYRFGLQLAKHHSWGDQREFGFDADNYVGATLQPNSWHKNWARFFSEQRIGWQLQLMQEKGVEFGQSDEIVATVYERLAAHHPTPSLLHGDLWSGNISNTPVGPMLYDPAPYWGDSECDIAMTELFGGFMSDFYQGYESLKPLDSGYQSRRDVYNLYHILNHCNLFGGSYLDDAQNIVDSLR; this is encoded by the coding sequence ATGTGGCAATCTATAGCGCAGCAACTTTCTGAAGTACTCGTTTTCGATTACAAAATTTCCGAAAAAGTCCGTTTAAAAGGCGGTGACATTAGCCAGAGCTATATGATTAGCGATGGTGAGCAACGTTATTTTATTAAAGTTAACGATCGTTCTTTCCTGCCTCGATTTGAATTGGAATCGGAAGGTCTTACCGCACTAAAACAATCCGACACACTGTTTTTGCCAGAAGTCGTTCACGTTGGTCATTGTAAAGATCATGCGTTTCTTATCCTTAACTACATACCTTGCAAACCTCTAGAAAGTGCTAAAGCGAGTTATCGCTTTGGTTTACAGCTTGCTAAACACCATAGTTGGGGCGATCAACGCGAGTTTGGCTTTGATGCAGATAACTACGTTGGTGCTACGTTACAGCCAAATTCTTGGCATAAAAACTGGGCTCGTTTCTTCTCTGAACAACGTATTGGTTGGCAACTTCAATTAATGCAGGAAAAAGGGGTTGAATTTGGGCAATCAGACGAGATAGTTGCTACCGTATATGAACGTCTTGCGGCGCACCACCCTACCCCCTCATTACTCCATGGTGACTTGTGGAGTGGAAACATATCCAATACGCCTGTTGGTCCAATGCTATACGATCCTGCGCCTTATTGGGGAGATTCCGAATGCGACATCGCCATGACGGAGCTCTTTGGTGGATTTATGTCGGACTTTTACCAAGGATACGAAAGCTTAAAGCCACTCGACTCAGGTTATCAGTCGCGAAGAGACGTTTATAATCTTTACCACATTTTGAACCATTGCAATTTGTTTGGTGGAAGTTATCTAGATGATGCCCAAAATATCGTAGACAGCTTACGCTAG
- a CDS encoding CPXCG motif-containing cysteine-rich protein — translation MKNYTEKSVKCPHCGYTIGITLDSSNGSQDFYDDCPACCHAIHLNMFVDEQHDKVQLTVDADDEQIF, via the coding sequence ATGAAAAATTACACAGAGAAAAGTGTAAAGTGTCCACATTGTGGATACACAATAGGCATTACCTTGGACTCATCAAATGGCAGCCAAGATTTTTACGACGACTGCCCAGCTTGTTGCCATGCAATTCATTTGAATATGTTTGTCGACGAGCAGCATGATAAGGTGCAGTTAACCGTCGATGCGGATGACGAACAAATATTCTAA
- a CDS encoding tRNA-uridine aminocarboxypropyltransferase encodes MRIHQVHSLYQSRLNRATKPFNARGSKVVRCQFCQVTEKHCICSHQPNIQSDISALIIMSDNEILKPSNTGRLIADILKDTHAFQWSRTEPEQALLALLKDDKYQPVIIFPEDYVDEKSRLIQVEDLVKQEKLTEQALPKEQGLPKDANSIPSKKPLLIFLDGSWREARKMFRKSDYLSSLPVLSVNPDTVSNYMMRKSDNEKHLATAEVASLVFDMLGDSIAAQTLSLWFEAFKEGYLLSKTRLKHDLSKPMLAKYNEYVRAC; translated from the coding sequence ATGCGCATACATCAGGTTCACAGCCTATATCAATCTCGGCTCAACAGAGCGACCAAACCCTTTAATGCTCGCGGTTCTAAAGTTGTACGGTGTCAATTCTGCCAAGTAACAGAGAAGCACTGTATTTGTTCACACCAGCCCAATATTCAATCGGATATTTCGGCGTTGATCATCATGTCAGATAACGAAATCCTCAAGCCCAGTAACACTGGTAGGCTAATAGCGGATATCCTAAAAGATACACATGCTTTTCAATGGTCACGCACTGAACCTGAACAGGCATTGTTAGCTCTACTAAAAGATGACAAATACCAACCCGTTATAATCTTCCCTGAAGACTATGTCGATGAAAAATCAAGACTCATTCAAGTAGAAGACCTTGTTAAGCAAGAAAAACTTACAGAGCAAGCCTTACCAAAAGAACAGGGTCTACCAAAAGATGCGAACAGCATTCCAAGTAAAAAACCTCTGCTCATATTTCTAGACGGAAGTTGGCGAGAAGCTCGAAAAATGTTTAGAAAGTCCGATTACCTTTCTAGTTTGCCTGTCTTGTCTGTAAACCCAGACACCGTATCAAATTATATGATGAGAAAGTCAGATAATGAAAAGCACCTTGCGACTGCAGAAGTCGCAAGTCTGGTGTTTGATATGTTAGGGGATTCAATTGCCGCACAAACCCTTTCACTCTGGTTTGAAGCCTTTAAAGAGGGTTACCTACTGAGTAAAACCCGCTTAAAACACGACCTATCAAAACCAATGTTGGCAAAATATAATGAATATGTAAGAGCCTGTTGA
- a CDS encoding DUF3802 family protein, whose product MVVETDGYLALIEHLTMNLDIFAQVEGDTGDESIEDVVTDLIATNIMAIFERNPELHSSVRFKLLKEADAVVEDLGEVLAGAWNKKATNEQIGFLDEYIALVKNLFDTAVAIYD is encoded by the coding sequence GTGGTAGTAGAAACTGATGGCTATCTTGCTCTTATTGAGCATTTAACAATGAACCTAGACATTTTTGCCCAAGTCGAAGGTGATACTGGTGATGAGAGTATCGAGGATGTCGTTACTGATCTCATTGCGACTAATATTATGGCTATCTTTGAACGAAATCCTGAATTGCATTCAAGCGTACGTTTTAAACTTCTTAAGGAAGCGGATGCTGTTGTTGAAGATTTAGGAGAAGTACTTGCTGGTGCGTGGAACAAGAAAGCCACAAACGAGCAAATTGGTTTTCTAGATGAATATATCGCGCTTGTTAAAAACCTATTTGATACGGCTGTAGCAATATACGATTAG
- a CDS encoding MATE family efflux transporter, translating into MASVAQTGMGFVDTVMAGGVSPTDMAAVAIATSVWLPSILFGIGLLMALVPVVAQLNGSSRQVKIPFEIQQGIYLSLLLSIPIVGVLFQTQQILDWMQVEALMAEKANGYMYAVMLAVPAFLLFQTLRSLTDGLSLTKPAMVIGFIGLLLNISLNWIFVYGKFGAPALGGVGCGVATTIVYWIMFGMMYFYVANAKKLRHINLFGTFHPPQWKAQLRLFKLGLPVAAALFFEVTLFAVVALLIAPLGPTTVASHQVAINFSTLVFMLPMSIGAAVSIRVGHKLGEKSTEGAKIASRVGIIVGLITACFTALMTIVFREQISLLYTDNREVVSVASALLVYAAVYQCTDSIQVIAAGALRGYKDMKAIFNRTFIAYWVLGLPAGYILGMTDWVTEPMGATGFWIGFIIGLSSAAIMLGRRLHWMHKQPDNVQLVFSSR; encoded by the coding sequence ATTGCGTCCGTTGCCCAGACTGGCATGGGGTTTGTCGACACAGTCATGGCTGGCGGTGTCAGCCCAACAGACATGGCTGCAGTTGCTATCGCGACGAGCGTCTGGCTCCCCTCTATCTTGTTTGGGATTGGTCTTCTCATGGCACTCGTTCCCGTAGTAGCACAATTAAATGGCTCCAGTCGTCAAGTGAAGATCCCTTTTGAGATTCAACAAGGGATCTATTTATCCCTACTGCTGTCGATCCCTATTGTTGGCGTGCTTTTTCAAACTCAGCAAATTCTTGATTGGATGCAAGTTGAAGCGCTCATGGCTGAGAAAGCAAATGGGTACATGTACGCCGTAATGCTTGCAGTACCTGCGTTTCTGTTATTTCAAACACTGCGAAGCCTTACTGATGGTTTGTCTTTAACAAAACCGGCAATGGTTATCGGCTTTATTGGCTTGCTGCTTAACATTTCACTTAACTGGATATTCGTCTACGGTAAGTTTGGTGCGCCTGCGTTAGGCGGTGTTGGCTGTGGTGTTGCTACCACGATTGTGTACTGGATCATGTTCGGCATGATGTATTTTTATGTCGCGAACGCAAAGAAGCTTCGTCATATCAATCTTTTTGGCACATTTCATCCACCACAATGGAAAGCGCAACTTCGCTTATTTAAATTAGGTTTGCCTGTCGCGGCAGCTTTGTTCTTTGAAGTGACTCTGTTTGCGGTAGTCGCATTGTTGATAGCGCCTCTTGGCCCGACAACCGTTGCTTCTCATCAAGTCGCCATCAACTTTTCTACCCTAGTCTTTATGCTCCCCATGAGCATCGGTGCAGCAGTCAGTATTCGAGTTGGACACAAGCTTGGAGAAAAGAGTACAGAAGGCGCTAAGATTGCGTCTCGTGTCGGTATTATTGTCGGCTTAATCACTGCGTGTTTTACAGCATTGATGACCATTGTTTTCAGAGAACAAATTTCTCTGTTGTACACCGACAACCGAGAAGTGGTCTCTGTTGCAAGCGCCCTTTTGGTATACGCAGCGGTATATCAGTGTACGGATTCAATCCAGGTTATAGCTGCTGGTGCATTACGTGGCTACAAAGACATGAAAGCTATTTTTAACCGAACGTTCATCGCGTACTGGGTACTTGGGTTACCAGCGGGATACATCTTAGGCATGACGGATTGGGTTACTGAGCCTATGGGCGCAACGGGTTTCTGGATAGGTTTCATCATTGGGTTGAGCTCCGCTGCCATTATGCTTGGTCGTCGTCTTCATTGGATGCACAAGCAGCCCGACAATGTTCAGTTGGTGTTTTCGTCGCGTTAG
- a CDS encoding riboflavin synthase subunit alpha: MFTGIVQGTAKIISIEKKKEFQTHIVELNGSLGENLQIGASVAHNGCCLTVTRIEGSHVWFDLMQATLKLTNLGACQAGDSVNVERAAKFGDEIGGHSMSGHISTVAKISDIESTENNRTIWFELEPDQMRYVLEKGYIGIDGCSLTIGSVKDNTFCVHLIPETLTRTLFGNRTIGELVNIEFDPQTQAIVDTVERVLANRS, encoded by the coding sequence ATGTTTACTGGGATTGTACAAGGTACAGCGAAGATCATATCAATAGAAAAGAAAAAGGAATTCCAAACTCACATTGTTGAGCTGAATGGCAGTTTAGGTGAAAACCTACAAATTGGTGCGTCAGTTGCCCATAACGGCTGCTGTTTAACCGTAACAAGAATAGAAGGTAGCCATGTGTGGTTTGATTTAATGCAAGCCACTTTAAAGCTAACTAATTTAGGGGCATGCCAGGCGGGCGACAGCGTAAATGTCGAGAGGGCTGCTAAGTTTGGAGACGAAATTGGTGGACACTCTATGTCTGGGCATATTTCGACCGTCGCTAAAATTTCTGACATTGAAAGCACCGAAAACAATCGAACCATCTGGTTTGAGCTAGAGCCGGATCAAATGCGTTACGTATTAGAAAAAGGTTACATTGGCATTGATGGCTGTTCACTCACTATTGGCAGCGTGAAAGATAACACTTTCTGTGTCCACCTTATTCCAGAAACGCTAACGCGTACTCTTTTCGGAAATCGCACAATTGGCGAGCTGGTTAATATAGAGTTTGACCCACAAACGCAAGCCATTGTCGATACAGTAGAAAGAGTGCTAGCAAATCGAAGTTAA
- a CDS encoding NlpC/P60 family protein: MCFKRIISTKFLIVSVFLAGCSAPRPDFSTDAYEPNSKQSTATQRALSDVYVRWEGVPYQFGGNDRYGIDCSAFTKVAFNEAFAMSLPRTTENQSKVGKQVSYKDAKPGDLVFFKTAYKQRHVGVYMGNKAFMHASTSKGVIISRLDNPYWANAFWHFRRVN, from the coding sequence ATGTGTTTTAAAAGAATTATTTCGACGAAATTTCTGATAGTAAGTGTGTTCTTGGCGGGTTGTTCAGCGCCACGACCTGATTTTTCAACTGATGCTTATGAGCCAAATAGTAAGCAAAGTACAGCCACGCAACGAGCGCTAAGCGATGTGTATGTAAGGTGGGAAGGCGTACCCTATCAATTTGGAGGCAACGATCGCTATGGCATAGATTGCAGCGCGTTTACCAAAGTCGCTTTCAATGAAGCTTTTGCTATGTCGCTACCAAGAACGACGGAAAACCAAAGTAAAGTTGGAAAACAAGTTTCTTATAAGGACGCCAAACCCGGTGATCTCGTTTTTTTCAAAACAGCATACAAGCAGCGTCATGTTGGCGTGTACATGGGTAACAAAGCATTTATGCATGCTTCTACATCGAAGGGAGTCATTATCTCGCGCTTAGATAACCCTTACTGGGCTAACGCGTTTTGGCATTTCCGGAGAGTAAATTAG
- a CDS encoding DUF3080 family protein, whose protein sequence is MSSRVLAIVCVTMLSGCTDPVLSMYDDYITRIARVQDVSSLSVPDTIYISLPDKKLLQTPIPRISIGLLESYELRRCGLFELIAERNSSLGKVQDEFHLFDYETRFITGVDKCLNHPDISEEVQRKLSIAHTEKKRHYPLHLQHVITQSDAWRTQLSGKEWLPIKGAFGLTELNLALKPFYNITLQLSETSEDEEHSTLSEHFVTPSQEVIETTNVIGSLSFSLVNSTLWLNQATEQLNQFDGNIRCGEKRDNTQFTYMKNVFQSQYVEKIQPYLSKLDTIYRKLNVELAVILKKTNESYPNFYEIEQHHKGFKSAILSHVKYWQRLFARCGGAPDS, encoded by the coding sequence ATGTCATCCCGCGTACTGGCTATCGTTTGTGTAACAATGCTTTCAGGTTGTACCGATCCTGTACTTTCCATGTATGACGATTACATAACTCGCATAGCCCGAGTTCAGGATGTTTCCTCTCTAAGCGTACCGGATACTATTTATATAAGTTTGCCAGACAAAAAGCTTCTCCAAACACCCATTCCACGCATTTCCATTGGGCTTCTTGAATCTTATGAATTAAGGCGTTGCGGACTTTTTGAACTGATAGCAGAACGGAATTCATCACTGGGCAAAGTTCAAGACGAGTTTCATTTGTTTGATTACGAAACGCGGTTTATTACTGGCGTAGACAAATGCTTAAATCACCCAGATATATCTGAAGAGGTTCAGCGTAAGCTCAGCATCGCTCACACAGAAAAGAAGCGACATTATCCGCTACATCTGCAACATGTTATTACTCAAAGTGACGCTTGGCGTACACAGCTCAGTGGCAAGGAATGGTTGCCTATTAAAGGGGCTTTCGGGTTAACGGAGCTAAATCTGGCACTTAAACCGTTTTACAACATTACATTGCAATTGTCTGAAACCTCAGAAGACGAAGAGCATAGTACATTGAGCGAACATTTTGTTACGCCGTCACAGGAAGTAATAGAAACAACTAATGTGATTGGTTCTCTGAGTTTTAGCTTAGTTAATAGTACCCTATGGCTCAATCAAGCAACGGAACAACTTAACCAATTCGATGGAAACATTCGCTGTGGAGAGAAACGAGACAATACCCAGTTTACGTACATGAAAAACGTGTTTCAGAGTCAGTATGTCGAGAAAATTCAACCGTATTTATCAAAGCTTGATACAATATACAGAAAGCTGAATGTAGAGCTGGCGGTCATTCTGAAAAAGACCAATGAAAGCTACCCAAATTTTTACGAAATAGAGCAGCATCATAAGGGTTTTAAATCGGCGATACTGAGTCATGTTAAATACTGGCAAAGGCTGTTCGCTAGATGCGGAGGCGCACCAGATTCTTAA
- a CDS encoding response regulator, whose amino-acid sequence MKVLICDDSALARKSVARCIANSEHQQILFAGDGQEALDILKVQNIDVMFLDLTMPVLDGYEVLSALPVNNYPTKVIVVSGDVQQAAKERCRNLGAYEFIEKPLNPEIARPLFPLIGLTFSQSDSSDPLPKLDPMTKFKELTNISLGRGAAIISDHLGEFIHIPIPNVGLLSSGELAMTLEDVLHREGAIAVAQRFVGGGIHGEALVCMRGNQIEEMGQSLGFQVKESSYNEVVINIANLLVASYLVSLGEQMCTQFALRQPAVIDHFHQEINSLNVGGMGELFTIEYTYFAESINFECEVLFLIDSRSVGKIKRILETM is encoded by the coding sequence ATGAAAGTACTAATCTGTGACGATTCGGCTTTGGCGAGAAAGTCGGTAGCTCGTTGTATCGCGAATTCTGAGCACCAACAAATACTATTTGCTGGTGACGGTCAGGAAGCTCTGGACATACTCAAAGTGCAGAACATCGACGTTATGTTTCTGGATCTTACTATGCCAGTTCTGGATGGTTACGAAGTACTTTCCGCTCTCCCAGTAAATAATTACCCAACAAAAGTTATCGTTGTATCCGGTGATGTACAGCAGGCTGCAAAAGAGCGTTGTCGAAACCTTGGCGCTTATGAATTTATAGAAAAGCCACTCAATCCTGAAATCGCCAGACCTTTGTTTCCACTTATTGGATTGACGTTTTCCCAAAGCGATTCTTCTGACCCTCTTCCTAAGCTTGATCCAATGACAAAGTTCAAAGAGCTTACCAATATCTCTTTAGGTCGAGGTGCTGCGATTATTTCAGATCATCTGGGTGAATTTATCCATATCCCAATTCCCAATGTCGGCTTATTAAGCTCTGGTGAACTCGCCATGACATTAGAAGACGTACTCCATCGAGAAGGGGCAATTGCGGTTGCCCAGCGCTTTGTAGGCGGAGGGATACATGGTGAAGCTCTGGTTTGTATGCGAGGGAATCAGATAGAGGAAATGGGGCAAAGTCTCGGGTTTCAAGTTAAAGAATCTTCTTATAATGAAGTGGTCATCAATATCGCCAACTTATTAGTGGCGTCTTACCTTGTTTCGCTTGGTGAGCAGATGTGTACACAGTTTGCGTTGCGTCAACCTGCGGTTATCGATCATTTTCATCAAGAAATTAATTCTCTTAACGTCGGTGGAATGGGCGAGCTATTTACCATTGAATACACGTATTTTGCCGAATCCATTAACTTTGAATGTGAAGTGCTCTTTCTTATTGATTCACGGTCGGTTGGCAAAATTAAACGCATTCTGGAGACGATGTAA
- a CDS encoding sensor domain-containing diguanylate cyclase produces MSDITLDISDFHWALQVMDNMDSGLVVLDRHYNVCTWNSFMQSYSGITADIIMGHNLFDLFPQLPSEWLKSKIEASVKLKMRGFSSWEDRPYLFEFNNFSPVSNGLSMMYQNVVITPLKALTGEVTHICLMIHDVSDIAKKKLHLRETNQKLSHLSRTDGLTGLYNRAHWEQCLSEQFIQCQTLNTPASLVIFDIDHFKKVNDTYGHSSGDGVIRQTAHLLKKTARQADCCGRYGGEEFTVLLPNTNSDQAYYFSERLRKRIEETLVATEKGDIRFTVSLGISEFSSEMENYLAWLESADKALYSSKQSGRNKSTIHT; encoded by the coding sequence ATGTCAGATATAACGCTTGATATCTCAGATTTTCACTGGGCATTGCAAGTGATGGATAACATGGATTCTGGGCTGGTGGTTCTCGACAGACATTACAATGTGTGTACGTGGAATAGCTTCATGCAATCTTACAGTGGTATCACTGCTGACATTATTATGGGACATAACCTATTTGATCTCTTTCCACAACTTCCTTCTGAATGGTTAAAGTCGAAGATAGAAGCGTCGGTAAAGCTAAAAATGCGAGGGTTCTCTAGCTGGGAAGACAGACCTTACCTATTCGAATTCAATAACTTTTCTCCTGTATCAAATGGCTTGTCTATGATGTACCAAAATGTCGTCATTACACCTCTTAAGGCGTTAACAGGAGAAGTCACACACATTTGCCTTATGATTCACGACGTGTCTGACATAGCAAAAAAGAAACTACATTTACGAGAAACCAACCAAAAACTGAGCCACCTCAGCCGGACAGATGGGCTAACCGGATTGTACAATCGAGCGCACTGGGAGCAGTGTCTTAGTGAGCAATTTATTCAGTGTCAAACCTTAAACACTCCAGCATCGTTAGTCATCTTCGATATTGACCACTTTAAGAAGGTCAATGACACCTACGGACACAGTTCTGGTGATGGCGTCATCAGGCAAACAGCGCACCTGCTGAAGAAAACAGCTAGGCAAGCTGATTGTTGTGGTCGATATGGAGGTGAAGAGTTTACGGTGCTGTTACCGAATACCAATTCTGATCAGGCGTATTATTTTTCTGAAAGGCTCAGAAAGCGTATTGAAGAAACATTGGTTGCAACTGAAAAAGGCGATATTAGGTTTACAGTAAGCTTAGGAATCAGTGAGTTTAGTTCCGAAATGGAAAATTACTTAGCTTGGCTAGAGTCTGCCGATAAAGCACTGTATAGCTCAAAACAAAGTGGGCGAAATAAGTCTACAATCCACACATAA